The sequence below is a genomic window from Bombus pyrosoma isolate SC7728 linkage group LG9, ASM1482585v1, whole genome shotgun sequence.
atacataaaatgaGTTAAGAGGAAGATTCTATGCCTCAAGATAAAACGGAAATCGAGAATAGCAAAATTGCATCGGATTCTTCGTTTTCCAGagaatcgaatttaaaaacttgttttcttctctttttgtttttatttgtcgaaattaaattgtgaTATAGAAAAACATATTGGAAAATCGCTGGCAATATGTTTTTGACATTTATCAATTCAAGGCAAATTCGATCAAAAAGTATCGAGATTCTTGTGTAACTCTACCTTCATGTGCCAGGGTATAAAGGTAGAAATATCGATTCAATTCACCTGGATTCCATCGAAGTCCTGAGTACTTCTTGCTGGGCGTAATTGTACGATTTAGGAACAGGGGGTGGAAGATTCACTTTGTTCAAAACGAGATCTCGTTGAGATGTGACACCGATCTTTGTACTATTAATTATACGCGGGATGTTCGTTTGGAAATAGGGATACCTATAAAAGCATTATTTCAATGATTATTAGTTATTTCTTATTACAGTCTACAAAGTGGATCAACTAAATGAGATTACATAAATTTCTGCCTAATCTATTATCGTTGTATGAAAAAGTCCGTTGAAACAAAATTGTCACTAATACAACAAAATGAACACTATTAATAAACCCTTAAAAAGtagaagtaaaagtaaaagtacaaCAAATAAAAGTCTAGCAAATAAtggtgaaatattatttttgtaattgtcCGTTCCATTTAGCTGATCCATTACAGGATGGATCGAATGTACAGATATTTTCTAGGTAACTTGTAAAAGTTTTACCTTAAGGATTGCTGTGCTGTAGGCCTTTTAATAGGATTCCACTGTAACATATCTTCCATAAGTATTACTGCTTCTTGGCTAGCATTTGGTATTAAAACGGTTAACGATGTTCGAGAAAAGTTTGGAAACTTGAAATTCATAGCGGCAGCCAGTTGATATCCGTCTGGCCAATCATCCTTCTCCGGCGTGCCAATGACGGaacatattttaaagatttcgTCGATTTCGCTTTTCCCGGGGAAAAGTGGCCGAAACGTGTATAGTTCGGCCATGATGCAACCCACCGCCCAAATGTCAATCGGGCTGTTGTAAGTCGTGGAATGGAGCAGCACTTCCGGTGCTCTGTACCTGAAATGAAAcccttaaattaattaaaaagaaaattcttaatttctcTTACGGATTTCAATTCATATTCGTttctattatcattattacaaatattaatattataaatattaatatataatattaattttaagtaCGGATACAACTGAAAGATAAGATATTGTCTTTTATTAACTCAAAAGATTAAAGAGagattaaaaagatttctttattatttcatcccttattattcattaaaaatcactttacaattttcttattcattttaaataagtCGTCCAATGGatgagaaatataatattgtcaATTTTTGACTAAATAGATATTACCATCTAGTGGATACGTAATCTGTGTAAGGCGGCCTTGAACGTATTTCTCTGGCCAAGCCGAAATCAGCAATCTTCACCAGTTCTGGCCccatacataataaattttcaggTTTCATGTCGCGGTGGAAAAAGCCATGTTTATGCATGAACGCCAGTCCTTGAAGCACCTGGTACACTATATTCTTGATTACCGGCTCAGGGAAAAGTTTGTCCCTGTTACATAATACATTCATGAAAGTCTATTCCCTAAAAGTTGGAtagataattcaataaatttttttttacctgTCCTTCATTAGTTGGTAAAGATTCTCCTTCATGTATTCAAAGACGAAATACAACACGTCGTTTTCACGAATTACTTCCTTTAATTTGACTACATTCGCGTGACTAAGTTTTTTCAAGGACTacaaacgagaaaaattggaacgaatatttaagtaatttctttttcattctgaACGctggaattattttaataactaaTTTCCGTCAGTGAATaaattagttattaattttaaatacaatcaAAGAATATATGGAATCTAAGAATTCGGAAAATAACGCGTACATCTGTAGGAACAAGTTATTATCTAgactatgaatttttataaaagttcaTACATTTACTTGgcaattgataaaaaaaaaagacaagcTAAAAATTACAATGCATACTCTACTTTGTATATCTGACATATTTCTGCATACAATAATTTGTTCAATgcacttttacaattttaaattttgtatataatgcGTCAAAGATCATAGTCCAACGATAAGGTCAAATTACGAATTCTCTTGCTagaatctataaaataaattattctttttgcATTACTTTAACTTCGCGCAAATTCATCGCCTCTTCCCacgaataatatttcctcTTCATTCTTTTTATGGCAACCTTTTCCCCGGTATCGATGCGTTCCCCAAGAACAACGGAACCGAATGTTCCATCTCCTAATTGGTTTAATGTTATGTATCGATTCATTTTCATCGATGTTCGAATTGTCGAATGTTTACAACATTTCTTCAGCTTGCGGACTGATTGTTCGTCTCAAAGTACTCTGGATGCatcatattaatttctaaaacaaaaattgccACTTTTTTTCATAAccttgaaaaaattgattcaagattattttcaaagaaattcaattcttagattgaat
It includes:
- the LOC122571179 gene encoding serine/threonine-protein kinase ICK isoform X1, yielding MKMNRYITLNQLGDGTFGSVVLGERIDTGEKVAIKRMKRKYYSWEEAMNLREVKSLKKLSHANVVKLKEVIRENDVLYFVFEYMKENLYQLMKDRDKLFPEPVIKNIVYQVLQGLAFMHKHGFFHRDMKPENLLCMGPELVKIADFGLAREIRSRPPYTDYVSTRWYRAPEVLLHSTTYNSPIDIWAVGCIMAELYTFRPLFPGKSEIDEIFKICSVIGTPEKDDWPDGYQLAAAMNFKFPNFSRTSLTVLIPNASQEAVILMEDMLQWNPIKRPTAQQSLRYPYFQTNIPRIINSTKIGVTSQRDLVLNKVNLPPPVPKSYNYAQQEVLRTSMESRAQEKMMQQQQQQTILPLLNHNSYMRESNPQKLDEDEFAELLGSKIIPENVNAKLVPERLYKENRANWNANYLPENTRQSNGNWVLPAWNEPSTINWNQLQPSNAKNGRKASGKQHYIAVARYVAGPSASLASRNGDSDPNRPRLIRNLVGQPMEKYEEFTDSFWVPKNSVENQTRQYYIPRNRYLTDQTLRLPYPSVYGTQNISSIENTNKGTHQPIAYGTVLNTKGSGSLHGRTDWAAKYLK
- the LOC122571179 gene encoding serine/threonine-protein kinase ICK isoform X3, which produces MKMNRYITLNQLGDGTFGSVVLGERIDTGEKVAIKRMKRKYYSWEEAMNLREVKSLKKLSHANVVKLKEVIRENDVLYFVFEYMKENLYQLMKDRDKLFPEPVIKNIVYQVLQGLAFMHKHGFFHRDMKPENLLCMGPELVKIADFGLAREIRSRPPYTDYVSTRWYRAPEVLLHSTTYNSPIDIWAVGCIMAELYTFRPLFPGKSEIDEIFKICSVIGTPEKDDWPDGYQLAAAMNFKFPNFSRTSLTVLIPNASQEAVILMEDMLQWNPIKRPTAQQSLRYPYFQTNIPRIINSTKIGVTSQRDLVLNKVNLPPPVPKSYNYAQQEVLRTSMESRAQEKMMQQQQQQTILPLLNHNSYMRESNPQKLDEDEFAELLGSKIIPENVNAKLVPERLYKENRANWNANYLPENTRQSNGNWVLPAWNEPSTINWNQLQPSNAKNGRKASGKQHYIAVARYVAGPSASLASRNGDSDPNRPRLIRNLVGQPMEKYEEFTDSFWVPKNSVENQTRQYYIPRNRYLTDQTLRLPYPSVYGTQNIKNTNKGTHQPIAYGTVLNTKGSGSLHGRTDWAAKYLK
- the LOC122571179 gene encoding serine/threonine-protein kinase ICK isoform X2: MKMNRYITLNQLGDGTFGSVVLGERIDTGEKVAIKRMKRKYYSWEEAMNLREVKSLKKLSHANVVKLKEVIRENDVLYFVFEYMKENLYQLMKDRDKLFPEPVIKNIVYQVLQGLAFMHKHGFFHRDMKPENLLCMGPELVKIADFGLAREIRSRPPYTDYVSTRWYRAPEVLLHSTTYNSPIDIWAVGCIMAELYTFRPLFPGKSEIDEIFKICSVIGTPEKDDWPDGYQLAAAMNFKFPNFSRTSLTVLIPNASQEAVILMEDMLQWNPIKRPTAQQSLRYPYFQTNIPRIINSTKIGVTSQRDLVLNKVNLPPPVPKSYNYAQQEVLRTSMESRAQEKMMQQQQQQTILPLLNHNSYMRESNPQKLDEDEFAELLGKIIPENVNAKLVPERLYKENRANWNANYLPENTRQSNGNWVLPAWNEPSTINWNQLQPSNAKNGRKASGKQHYIAVARYVAGPSASLASRNGDSDPNRPRLIRNLVGQPMEKYEEFTDSFWVPKNSVENQTRQYYIPRNRYLTDQTLRLPYPSVYGTQNISSIENTNKGTHQPIAYGTVLNTKGSGSLHGRTDWAAKYLK